In one window of Pseudoalteromonas espejiana DSM 9414 DNA:
- the rnt gene encoding ribonuclease T — MANTEQTLFAQRFRGFFPVVIDVETAGFNKETDALLEIAVSILKMDDEGLLSIDHTVHFHVEPFEGANIEQAAIEFNGIDPFSPLRGAVPEDEAIKEICKAVRKAQKAAGCQRSVVVAHNAAFDHGFLNAAIERNNIKRTPFHPFVSFDTTSLAGLALGQTVLAKACRAAGIEFDNSQAHSALYDTERTAELYCLIVNRWQELGGWPLAPLPESDAQEDETTSEVKTTE; from the coding sequence ATGGCAAATACTGAGCAAACACTTTTCGCACAACGCTTTCGTGGCTTTTTCCCTGTTGTTATTGATGTAGAAACGGCCGGATTTAATAAAGAAACCGACGCACTTCTAGAAATTGCTGTATCAATATTAAAAATGGATGACGAAGGGTTACTCAGCATAGATCATACCGTGCACTTTCACGTAGAGCCTTTTGAAGGGGCAAACATTGAACAAGCGGCTATTGAATTTAATGGCATAGACCCATTTAGCCCATTACGTGGTGCAGTACCTGAAGACGAAGCAATAAAAGAAATATGTAAAGCTGTACGCAAAGCGCAAAAAGCAGCAGGCTGCCAACGTTCAGTTGTGGTTGCGCATAATGCCGCATTTGATCACGGTTTTTTAAATGCAGCCATTGAACGTAATAATATTAAACGTACGCCATTTCATCCATTTGTGAGCTTTGATACCACATCGCTAGCGGGGTTAGCACTGGGTCAAACGGTACTTGCTAAAGCATGTAGAGCTGCCGGAATTGAATTTGATAACAGCCAAGCGCATTCTGCTCTTTACGATACAGAGCGTACCGCCGAGCTGTATTGTTTAATAGTAAATAGATGGCAAGAGCTGGGCGGCTGGCCTTTAGCGCCACTGCCAGAAAGTGACGCACAAGAGGATGAAACTACCTCAGAAGTTAAAACGACTGAGTAA
- a CDS encoding flagellar protein MotY — MKFKLLFISVSLGTALLSCSSHAAMRQYSATQDNSNWEVVKTTRLQCQLNHEVPYYGEAIFKASASKNKNLTFNLDMVVRPDNYNIAGLKAVPPAWRAGLPARDITNMKLLKKFDGELANKPAWEMLTELEKGFHPTFYYQDWQNSADKIAVGISSVNFKQAYWAFLQCRDELLPYSFEDISFTIMNYQSNSSKLTKESQKRLDKIAEYLKNDTSIESISIDSYTDSYGGRWNNLDLSRKRAKAIKDYMVSIGVDEAKVKTTGLGEKRFVDTNENILGRDKNRRLIIQIAKM; from the coding sequence ATGAAGTTTAAGTTGTTATTTATTAGCGTTAGCCTAGGCACAGCTTTATTAAGTTGTAGCTCACACGCGGCTATGCGCCAGTACAGTGCAACTCAAGATAACTCAAATTGGGAAGTTGTAAAAACAACCCGCCTACAATGCCAGTTAAATCACGAAGTTCCCTACTACGGGGAAGCAATATTTAAAGCATCTGCAAGTAAAAATAAAAACTTAACCTTTAATTTAGATATGGTTGTTCGCCCCGATAATTATAATATTGCTGGGTTAAAAGCAGTGCCGCCGGCATGGCGTGCAGGCTTGCCAGCTCGTGATATTACCAATATGAAGTTACTTAAAAAGTTTGACGGTGAATTAGCTAATAAACCCGCATGGGAAATGCTGACTGAGCTTGAAAAAGGGTTCCACCCTACTTTTTATTACCAAGACTGGCAAAATAGTGCCGATAAAATTGCCGTGGGTATTTCAAGCGTTAATTTTAAGCAAGCTTACTGGGCTTTTTTGCAATGTCGCGATGAATTACTGCCATACAGCTTTGAAGATATTTCATTTACCATAATGAATTACCAGTCAAATAGCAGTAAGCTCACTAAAGAGTCGCAAAAACGCTTAGACAAAATTGCTGAATATTTAAAAAATGATACAAGTATAGAATCTATAAGTATTGATTCTTACACCGATAGCTATGGCGGACGATGGAATAACCTAGACTTATCACGTAAGCGCGCAAAAGCGATTAAAGACTACATGGTAAGTATTGGTGTTGACGAAGCAAAAGTAAAAACAACTGGCTTGGGCGAAAAACGCTTTGTTGATACAAACGAAAACATTTTAGGGCGCGACAAAAACCGCCGATTAATTATTCAAATTGCAAAAATGTAA
- a CDS encoding DMT family transporter, with amino-acid sequence MPVKLSYLLLVIIWCTTPLGIVWSSETVAPTLAVLMRMIIGLFVAGLIVAIANIRVPWNKNACVLYTYSSVGIFGGMSLSYMAATSVPSGIISLVFGLAPILSGFLAQRLLNEPKFSPSKLIGLSFALIGLYFVSYNQLQTSQTQGVGLLYVLLAVTLFSLSSVMIKRVKIAIHPMATTFGALVFVTPLFAVLWWLVDGQISVTLWNARSLWSIAYLGIFGSIVGALAYFHVLQNLNASTVALSSLITPSFALALGAFLNNEPLSQELIIGAVIIFLSLALFQFGDTVLKRSKLK; translated from the coding sequence GTGCCAGTAAAACTATCTTATCTATTGCTCGTTATTATTTGGTGCACTACACCACTTGGTATTGTTTGGAGTAGCGAAACAGTAGCGCCAACTCTTGCCGTTTTAATGCGAATGATCATAGGCTTATTTGTAGCAGGTTTAATAGTGGCTATTGCTAATATTCGTGTGCCGTGGAATAAAAACGCCTGTGTGCTTTATACGTATTCGAGTGTGGGTATATTTGGCGGGATGTCGCTTAGTTATATGGCGGCTACTTCTGTGCCCTCTGGTATTATTTCCCTGGTATTTGGTTTAGCGCCAATCCTTTCTGGCTTTTTAGCTCAAAGGTTACTTAACGAGCCTAAATTTAGCCCTAGTAAGTTAATTGGGCTTAGCTTTGCTTTAATTGGATTATATTTTGTTAGTTATAACCAATTACAAACCTCTCAAACGCAAGGGGTTGGCTTGCTATACGTGCTACTGGCGGTCACCTTATTTAGCTTAAGCAGCGTTATGATCAAGCGCGTAAAAATAGCGATTCACCCTATGGCGACTACTTTCGGCGCATTGGTATTTGTAACTCCATTATTTGCTGTTTTATGGTGGCTGGTGGATGGGCAAATTAGTGTAACGCTTTGGAATGCACGTTCGTTGTGGAGTATTGCTTACTTAGGCATTTTTGGCTCAATTGTAGGGGCGCTGGCGTATTTTCATGTACTGCAAAATTTAAATGCCAGTACCGTTGCACTAAGCAGCTTAATTACGCCTAGCTTTGCATTAGCACTAGGTGCGTTTTTAAATAATGAACCTTTAAGCCAAGAGCTTATTATTGGGGCCGTAATTATATTTTTAAGTTTAGCGCTATTTCAATTTGGCGATACAGTATTAAAACGAAGCAAATTAAAATAG